The Trichosurus vulpecula isolate mTriVul1 chromosome 3, mTriVul1.pri, whole genome shotgun sequence genome includes a window with the following:
- the LOC118844848 gene encoding ectonucleoside triphosphate diphosphohydrolase 8-like: MGLDMKRWVTSTILVLTLCTTVTLVLTLLATKTTLPPGTKFGLVFDAGSSHTSLFVYQWPADKENDTGVVSQTMACDVQGDGISSYAYNPEAAGRSLQPCLDEAVKLIPAAQLAQTPVYLGATAGMRLLSLVDPEAADQVLAKVGKTIQEYPMDFRGARIISGAEEGAYGWITINYLLDTFTKYSVKNGGWIHPPATKVFGALDLGGASTQISFLPSGSIADPATASHFRLYGFNYTIYTHSYLCYGQAQVQKQVILKLSQESQDTSGQVKHPCYHKGFTNKVMAQSIYDSPCTAYMQPRGFNLSQEMILVGTGNVTKCQQAIRAIFNFTACGPYHPCAFNSTYQPAVSGQFFAFSAFFYTFDFLNITSGQSLSEVVDTIEQYCGRSWTDVTGSYPKHKLHRLQDYCANANYILILLLEGYKFSEKSWTSIRFQQKASGTDIGWTLGYMLNLTNIIPVEAPIHARTQEERLWVTSIFFLVLTLITVLVLLLTYNL; encoded by the exons ATGGGGCTGGATATGAAGCGATGGGTGACCTCCACTATACTAGTCCTGACTCTCTGCACAACTGTTACCCTGGTGCTGACTCTCCTGGCCACTAAAACCACCCTTCCTCCAGGCACCAAG TTTGGTCTCGTGTTTGATGCTGGCTCCTCACACACATCCCTCTTCGTGTACCAGTGGCCTGCGGACAAGGAAAATGATACAGGCGTGGTCAGCCAGACCATGGCTTGTGATGTGCAGG GGGATGGAATCTCTAGCTACGCTTACAACCCTGAAGCTGCAGGAAGGTCCCTGCAGCCGTGTTTAGATGAAGCAGTGAAGTTGATCCCAGCAGCACAGCTGGCCCAGACACCAGTGTACCTGGGCGCGACGGCAGGGATGAGACTACTCAG CCTGGTGGACCCAGAAGCTGCTGATCAGGTCCTGGCTAAGGTGGGCAAGACCATCCAGGAGTACCCCATGGATTTCCGAGGGGCTCGGATCATCTCTGGTGCTGAGGAGGGAGCCTATGGTTGGATCACCATCAATTACCTCTTGGATACCTTCACCAAG TATTCAGTGAAGAATGGAGGCTGGATCCACCCTCCAGCAACCAAGGTGTTTGGGGCCCTGGACCTGGGAGGGGCTTCCACCCAGATCAGCTTCCTCCCCAGTGGGTCTATTGCAGATCCAGCCACTGCCTCCCATTTCCGTCTGTATGGCTTCAACTACACCATCTATACACACAGCTACCTGTGCTATGGGCAGGCCCAGGTGCAGAAGCAGGTGATCCTGAAGCTGAGCCAG GAATCCCAGGATACCTCTGGCCAGGTCAAGCATCCCTGTTACCAcaagggctttacaaataaaGTGATGGCACAGTCTATCTATGACAGCCCCTGCACAGCCTATATGCAGCCAAGAGGTTTCAACTTGAGCCAAGAGATGATACTGGTGGGCACAGGCAATGTCACCAAGTGCCAACAAGCCATCAGAGCCATCTTCAATTTTACTGCCTGTGGCCCCTATCATCCCTGCGCCTTCAATAGCACTTACCAGCCTGCCGTGAGCGGCCAGTTCTTT gctttctctgccttcttctaTACCTTTGACTTCCTCAACATCACCTCAGGCCAGTCTCTCTCTGAGGTCGTGGACACCATTGAGCAGTACTGTGGCCGGAGTTGGACAGAT GTGACTGGCAGTTACCCCAAACACAAATTGCACAGGCTGCAAGATTACTGTGCTAATGCCAACTATATCCTCATACTCCTCCTGGAAGGCTACAAGTTCTCTGAGAAGAGCTGGACCTCCATCAGGTTCCAACAGAAA GCTTCAGGGACAGACATCGGCTGGACCCTTGGATACATGCTGAACCTAACCAACATCATTCCAGTTGAAGCTCCAATCCATGCTCGTACCCAGGAGGAGAGACTCTGGGTCACCTCCATATTCTTCCTTGTACTTACCCTGATCACAGTCTTGGTCCTGCTGCTGACATACAACCTCTGA